In Nocardioides sp. JS614, the sequence GACCGGGCCCGGTGGTCGCAGTTCGACGTCCTCGGCCAGCGCTTCGGCTATCTGTGGGAACGGACCCTGACCGTGGGGCTGAAGCAGACGATCGCCGAGCAGCTGGGACTGGTGGCGGAGCGGCCGGACGTGTTCGAGGTGCAGTTCACGGCGCACGGCTTCGGCTGGGTCGTCGTGTACCTGGAGAGGGTCGAGCGGGACGAGCTCGCAGAGCTGGTCTTCGAGGCGTGGCGGCTCTCCGCGCCGGTCGAGATGGTGGCCGAGCGCGCCGACCGGCTCCCGGTGTGAGGGCGCGATAGCACCGCCCGGAACCAGAACCTGTTCCAGCCAGGTGCCCATGCCCGGACCCGGCCCGGACGGCTTCAACCTGTCGACGGCCTTCGCCGCTGTCGGCCGGGCGGTGCCCGACCAGGAGTTGCTGGTCTGGCGCGACCGCCGGCTCCCGTACGCCGAGGTGGATGCCCGGGTCGACGTCGTCGAGCGCTCGCCGTCGGGCAAGGCCGACTACCGCTGGGCCCGACCTCCGCGACCTCCGTGGGCGCCGCCCGAGCATGAAGGTCGGGTGACCGGGCACCGACGGCGCATGGCCTCCTTCGACACCGTCGTCCTCGACATCGACGGCACGCTGCTCGACTCCAACTACCACCACGCCCTGGCCTGGTCGCGCGCCTTCGACAAGGTCCTGGACCGGCACGTCCCGGCCGCTGTGATCCACCGCCACATCGGGATGGGCGGGGACCGGCTGGTCGCCGCCGTCGCCGGCGACGACGTCGAGGACCAGCACGGCGACGAGGTGCGCGAGCGCTGGGAGAAGGAGTACGACGAGGTCATCGACCAGACCCGGCTCTTCGAGTCGGCCCGCGAGCTGCTCGTCGCGATCGGTGCGGCCGGCCTGAAGGTGGTGCTGGCCAGCTCCAGCATCCCCAAGCACGCCGAGCGCCCCCTGGAGCTGCTGCGAGCCGGCGAGCACTCCGACGCCTGGACCACCAGCGAGGACGCCGAGGAGTCCAAGCCCGACCCGGAGCTGCTCGACGCGGCGCTGGAGAAGGTCGCCGGAGGCCGCGCGCTGATGGTCGGCGACGCCGTCTGGGACGTCGAGGCCGCCGACGCCCAGAGGATCCCGACGATCGGACTGCTCTGTGGCGGCACCGGACGCCAGGAGCTGCTCGACGCGGGCGCGGTCGCCGTGTACGACGACCCGGCCGACCTGATCGCGCACCTCGGCGAGGCGCTCGAGGCCGCCAACAGGAGCTGATGGTTGGTGACCGCTGGTGCCGGCGGGCCCCCGTCCCGCCGGCACCGGTCATGGGGTCGGTCGCCTAGTCGCTCACCGCGATCGTCCAGTAGCTGTCGACCGGGGCCCCGCGGCGTCGAAGCAGTACACGCTCACGCTGCTGTTCCCCCAGGAGCCGATCGTGCACCAGGTCGGGGTGCCGCCGTAGCCGGAGACGACGACGTTGCCGCCGTTGAGGTTCAGCCCGGCGAAGGTGATCGCGTAGCTGCCGGTGCTGTTGTGCACGACGTTCACGGTGCCGCCGGACCGGTTGCAGGTGTAGCCGTTGTTGGTCAGGTTCGCGCTGGCGCTCGGGGAGCTGTTCCACGCGTAGGCGCGCACGATCCCCAGGTCGCCGGTGCCGAACATGCTCGACCTGTCGACTGCGCCGTCGGCGAGGTCGGTCCCGGTGACGCCGCCGTTCTTGAGGTCTGGAGGGGATGGTCAGCCCCAGCAAAGGCCAGATCCCGGGGACCCACATGACCCGAACGGGCTACCAGAACGGCGCGTCTGGCTATTTCGCCCGCTGCAGGTCGACCTCCTGCAGCTCGCTCCAGTCGACGGTCGCGGTGCGCTGCTTGTACTCGGTGACCAGGCCCGGCCAGTTGGTGGTGATCCGGTCGCCGTCGACGTACCAGCTGTCGCATCCTGCCCACACGCTCTCGCCGAGCCGCCCCTGCATCTCCCGGTCGTAGACCTCCCAGACGTCGCGGCGCACGGCGACCCGGTGCGCGCGGCCGTCGGCGATCCGGCGGGCGACCTGGGCGATCCAGCCGGCCTGGGCCTCCATCATCGCGATGATCGAGCTGCCGCCGAGGTTGGTGTTGGGTCCGTAGACGCAGAACAGGTTGGGGAAGCCCGGCACGGTCAGCCCCAGGTGGGCGCGGGCGCCGTCCGCCCACAACTCCTTGAGCGAGACCCCGCCCGCGCCGCGCACGTCGATGCCGGCCAGGAACTCGGTCGCGGCGAAGCCGGTGCCCCAGATCAGCACGTCCGCCTCGTGCAGGGCACCGTCGGCGGTGCGCACGCCGGCCGGCTCGATGCCGGTGATCCGGTCGGTCACGACCTCGACGTGATCACGGTCCAGCGCGGGGTACCAGTCGTTGGAGAACAGCAGGCGCTTGCAGCCGATCGGGTAGTCGGGCACCAGCCTGTGACGCAGCTCGGGGTCCCGGACCTGGCGCCGGAGCTGGAGCCGCCACGCGGCCCGCAGCGCGGCGATCATCGGCCGTGAGATCGGCGACTCACCGGCCAGCGCGCCGTTGAGTCGCTCGGTGAGCCAGTACACCGCGCGGCGCTCGGCAGCCGGGATCCCCGGCCACCGGCGGAACAGCCGGTGGTGGCGCGGTCGGTAGGCCTGGTCCGGCTTGGGGACGACGTACGGCGCGGACCGCTGGAAGATCGTGATCGCGCCGACCCGGTCCACGATCCCGGGCACGAACTGGATCGCGCTGGCGCCGGTGCCGACCACGGCGACCCGCTTCCCGGTCAGGTCCACGTCGTGGCGCCAGTGTGCCGAGTGGAAGGCCGGGCCGGCGAACGTCGACGCCCCCGGGATCGCCGGCACCACCGGGTTCGACAGCTGTCCCACTGCCGAGACCACCAGGTCGGCCGTCACCGTCCCGGTGCTGGTGGTGACCCGCCAGGTCGACGTGGCGTCGTCGTACTCGACCGCGGAGACCTCGACGCCCGTGCGCACCAGCTCCAGCAGGCCGTCCGCGGCGGCGGTGCGCCGGATGTAGTCGAGGATCTCCGGCTGCGGTGAGTACCGCCGTCCCCACTCCGGGTTGGTCGCCCAGGACCAGGAGTAGAGCGGCGAGGGGACGTCGCACGCGGCGCCGGGATAGGTGTTGTCCCGCCACACGCCGCCGATCTCGTCGGCCCGCTCCAGGACCGTCACGTCCGTGACTCCTGCCTGCCTGAGGGCATGAGCCATTCCCAGCCCACCGAACCCGGCGCCGATCACGACCACGTGCATGGTGCAGACCGTAGCGGTCCGGGTCGTCGGCCGTCGTTCACGTGCGGGTCACGTTCCTCCCGCCGAGACGGCACCTGCGGTCCCTAGGTTCCGGTCCATGACGACTGCCCCCGCACCCCACGACCGCCCGCTGCTGCCCGTGCACCCGGTCGGCTCCGGCAACCGGCACGGCTCCCGGAGCCACCTGACCTGCTACTTCCGCTGCGGCAACGCCTGCGACCAGCCCGAGCCCAACCGCAGCGACAACGGGCACATCCAGGACGAGATCGCGAAGGCCGTCCAGCGCCGCTCCGTGCTCAAGGGCGCCGCCGTCGGATCGGGCGCGCTCGTCGTGAGCGGCCTGGTCGGCGCCGCGGAGGGTGCGGCGGCGGCCCCGGCGACCGCCGCGAGCGGGAGCGGTATGGCGGGCCGTGGGGCCCGCGACAGCCTGGCGAAGGCAACCTTCACTCCCGTGGCGCCGAACAAGCGCGATGCCGTGACCACGGCCGACGGATTCGACCACCACGTGGTGATCCGGTGGGGAGACCCGGTCGAGGCCGGCGCGCCCGCGTTCGACCCCCACCGCCAGACCATGAGCGCGGCGATGAAGCAGTTCGGCTACAACTGCGACTACGTCGGCGTGCTGCCGGTCCCCGGCGACGACAAGCGGGCCCTGCTCGTCGTCAACCACGAGTACACCGACGAGAACATCATGTTCCCGTCCACCGGTTACACGTCGGTCGACATCAAGCAGGTCGCGATGGCCAACCACGGGATGTCGGTCGTGGCCATCAAGCGCGGCCTGGTGCCCGGCTCCTGGTACCGGGAGACCAACCTGCGCGCCACGCCGTACAACCGCCGGATCCACATCCACACCCCGTTCGTCGTCGACGGCCCGGCCGCGGGCGACGAACGGCTGCGCACCTCGGCCGACCCGACCGGCACCCGGGTGCTCGGCACGCTGAACAACTGCGCGGGCGGCACCACGCCGTGGGGCACGGTGCTCTCGGGCGAGGAGAACTTCAACCAGTACTTCGACAAGTCCGGCAGCCTCGACTCCCGCTACACCGCGCAGTACGCCCGTTACGGCATCACCGGCAGCGGCACCAAGGGGTGGAAGGACGTCGACAGCCGGTTCGACCTCACCACCGAGCCGCACGAGCCGCACCGGTTCGGCTGGATCGTCGAGATCGACCCGTTCGCGCCGGACGAGGCGCCGCGCAAGCACACGATGCTCGGGCGGTTCAAGCACGAGGGCGCGAACATCGTCATCGCGAAGAACGGCCGGGCGGTCGCCTATCTCGGCGACGACGAGCGGGGCGACTACATCTACAAGTTCGTCTCCGCCGACCGGTTCGACGCGCGCCGGGGCGCGGCCGCCCGCCGCCGCAACAAGACGCTGCTCACCAAAGGCACCCTCT encodes:
- a CDS encoding MmcQ/YjbR family DNA-binding protein, encoding MSSIDDFLGLVAQLPGVARTDRARWSQFDVLGQRFGYLWERTLTVGLKQTIAEQLGLVAERPDVFEVQFTAHGFGWVVVYLERVERDELAELVFEAWRLSAPVEMVAERADRLPV
- a CDS encoding HAD family hydrolase, which translates into the protein MPGPGPDGFNLSTAFAAVGRAVPDQELLVWRDRRLPYAEVDARVDVVERSPSGKADYRWARPPRPPWAPPEHEGRVTGHRRRMASFDTVVLDIDGTLLDSNYHHALAWSRAFDKVLDRHVPAAVIHRHIGMGGDRLVAAVAGDDVEDQHGDEVRERWEKEYDEVIDQTRLFESARELLVAIGAAGLKVVLASSSIPKHAERPLELLRAGEHSDAWTTSEDAEESKPDPELLDAALEKVAGGRALMVGDAVWDVEAADAQRIPTIGLLCGGTGRQELLDAGAVAVYDDPADLIAHLGEALEAANRS
- a CDS encoding flavin-containing monooxygenase yields the protein MHVVVIGAGFGGLGMAHALRQAGVTDVTVLERADEIGGVWRDNTYPGAACDVPSPLYSWSWATNPEWGRRYSPQPEILDYIRRTAAADGLLELVRTGVEVSAVEYDDATSTWRVTTSTGTVTADLVVSAVGQLSNPVVPAIPGASTFAGPAFHSAHWRHDVDLTGKRVAVVGTGASAIQFVPGIVDRVGAITIFQRSAPYVVPKPDQAYRPRHHRLFRRWPGIPAAERRAVYWLTERLNGALAGESPISRPMIAALRAAWRLQLRRQVRDPELRHRLVPDYPIGCKRLLFSNDWYPALDRDHVEVVTDRITGIEPAGVRTADGALHEADVLIWGTGFAATEFLAGIDVRGAGGVSLKELWADGARAHLGLTVPGFPNLFCVYGPNTNLGGSSIIAMMEAQAGWIAQVARRIADGRAHRVAVRRDVWEVYDREMQGRLGESVWAGCDSWYVDGDRITTNWPGLVTEYKQRTATVDWSELQEVDLQRAK
- a CDS encoding PhoX family protein — encoded protein: MTTAPAPHDRPLLPVHPVGSGNRHGSRSHLTCYFRCGNACDQPEPNRSDNGHIQDEIAKAVQRRSVLKGAAVGSGALVVSGLVGAAEGAAAAPATAASGSGMAGRGARDSLAKATFTPVAPNKRDAVTTADGFDHHVVIRWGDPVEAGAPAFDPHRQTMSAAMKQFGYNCDYVGVLPVPGDDKRALLVVNHEYTDENIMFPSTGYTSVDIKQVAMANHGMSVVAIKRGLVPGSWYRETNLRATPYNRRIHIHTPFVVDGPAAGDERLRTSADPTGTRVLGTLNNCAGGTTPWGTVLSGEENFNQYFDKSGSLDSRYTAQYARYGITGSGTKGWKDVDSRFDLTTEPHEPHRFGWIVEIDPFAPDEAPRKHTMLGRFKHEGANIVIAKNGRAVAYLGDDERGDYIYKFVSADRFDARRGAAARRRNKTLLTKGTLYVGKFVGDGSEDGVYDGTGQWLPLCTDTESFVEGMSVADVLIFTRLAADKVGATKMDRPEDVEPNLVNGKVYAALTNNSNRGKAGMEADEANPITSSMVRSAIGAPLTSASGNRNGYILELTPSSADHAGTSFTWDLMLVCGDPAAAETYFGGYDKSGVSPISCPDNVSFDDDGNLWIATDGNVLGSNDGIFRVPTKGPERGRVQQFVTMPRGAEACGPLIADQDRSLFFAVQHPGEIDGATFEDQASTWPHSDDFPRPSVCVAFRQA